One region of Eretmochelys imbricata isolate rEreImb1 chromosome 2, rEreImb1.hap1, whole genome shotgun sequence genomic DNA includes:
- the OTUD1 gene encoding OTU domain-containing protein 1 has product MQLYSSVITHYPAAGGTAAAAAAGGAGVFKVSLPAVPPSSDAAGQSPAAESPAKESLVPGGSGAAMTAFSSCLELMPGGPAAGPGGRQAAAPQYSSSAQITVSRRRPLERIVPIRIVQRPEPPVELAPASPQSRAWLEGILESMRQAGGEAEAAAAPHRPEEPSNHSLRLSEHCQALQAAAGVQPGPAATCGGEESSGQALPLPCSPLAEEEGPSPRRTPERSEKLALYLAEVEKQDKYLRHKGRFRFHIIPDGNCLYRAVCKAVYGDQRLHSELREQTVHYIADHLHHFSPIIEGDVGEFLIGAAQDGAWAGYPELLAMGQMLNVNIHLTTGGRPESPTVSTMAHYLGPEDPARPSIWLSWLSNGHYDAVLDCVCPNPEYEAWCRQTQVQRRRDEELAKSMAMSLSKMYIEQNTCS; this is encoded by the coding sequence ATGCAGCTTTACAGCTCCGTGATCACCCACTACCCGGCAGCGGGGGGaacggcggcggcggcagcggcagGCGGGGCGGGCGTTTTCAAAGTCTCCCTGCCGGCGGTGCCCCCCTCTTCGGACGCAGCGGGCCAAAGCCCGGCCGCCGAGAGCCCCGCTAAGGAGAGTCTGGTGCCCGGAGGCAGCGGAGCCGCCATGactgccttctcctcctgcctAGAGCTGATGCCCGGCGGGCCCGCGGCGGGCCCGGGCGGCAGGCAGGCGGCGGCCCCGCAGTACAGCTCTAGCGCGCAGATCACCGTGAGCCGCAGGAGGCCGCTGGAGAGGATCGTGCCCATCCGCATCGTGCAGCGTCCCGAGCCCCCCGTCGagctggccccggcctctccgcagaGCCGAGCCTGGCTCGAGGGTATCCTGGAGAGCATGAGACAGGCCGGCGGGGAGGCGGAGGCCGCCGCAGCCCCGCACCGCCCGGAGGAGCCCAGCAACCACAGCCTCCGCCTCAGCGAGCACTGCCAGGCTCTGCAGGCGGCGGCCGGCGTCCAGCCCGGCCCGGCCGCCACCTGCGGCGGCGAGGAGAGCAGCGGCCAGgccttgcccctgccctgctccccgctAGCGGAGGAGGAGGGCCCCAGCCCGAGGAGGACGCCGGAGCGGAGTGAGAAGCTGGCTCTGTACCTGGCCGAGGTGGAGAAGCAGGACAAATACCTGCGGCACAAGGGCCGGTTCCGCTTCCACATCATCCCTGATGGAAACTGCTTGTACCGCGCCGTCTGCAAGGCGGTGTACGGGGACCAGCGGCTGCACAGCGAGCTCCGCGAGCAGACCGTGCACTACATCGCGGACCACCTGCACCATTTCAGCCCCATCATCGAGGGCGATGTGGGTGAGTTTCTCATCGGCGCCGCCCAGGACGGCGCCTGGGCCGGCTACCCTGAGCTCTTGGCCATGGGGCAGATGCTGAACGTAAACATTCATCTCACCACGGGCGGCAGGCCAGAGAGCCCCACCGTCTCCACCATGGCCCACTACCTGGGCCCTGAGGACCCGGCCCGGCCCAGCATCTGGCTGAGCTGGCTTAGCAATGGGCACTACGACGCTGTGCTGGACTGTGTGTGTCCCAACCCGGAGTACGAGGCCTGGTGCAGGCAGACTCAGGTGCAGCGGAGGCGGGACGAAGAGCTTGCCAAATCCATGGCCATGTCACTGTCTAAGATGTACATCGAACAGAACACCTGCTCCTGA